DNA sequence from the Alteribacter lacisalsi genome:
CAATGGACGGGATGCTGCGCTGGCACGGCGCACTGAATGCATTCGGATTTTCTGTTCTTGGAACATTGGCATGGCTCATTGCACGTCCTAAGCCGAGATATGATGAGAAGGCCTTTCCTGTAAGCAGGGTGAGAACCAGAGGATCCACAGGAGACGGCAATGTCAGAAAAAGAGGCAGGGAAGAGCATTCAGAACAGGGAACAGGCCTAATTGCGGACTGGAATCTATTAAAAGGCGATGACTTTGATTCAGAGAAAATAAACACCGTTATCAGGGATTTTTACGTTCATACAGAATATTATGATCTTACAGCGGAAATATCATGGAAAATAGAGTTAATTGGACGGGCAGCCCGCTTTTTCACAAAAGGAGCAGGGCAAATTCATCTTCCTCTCTCAGGTCTGGAGGTTTTGGAAGGGAGCATCCTCAATGTTCCCGACCAGGAGGATAGGTGCAGAGATTTGAGGGCATGGATCCGGTCTGACAGCAGTACGGGAGAACCGGTCTTTAACGCATTTTATTCGACACACAGAACGAGAGAAACCGGCTACTTCAACATTGGACTTCCACTTCATCGCGGTATCATTACCAGGATCCTGAGGCCTGAAAATAAACCGGGAGGGGGCCTTGGTCTCACAAGCAGAAAAAAACCGGAGATGAGCGGAGATGAAGGGATCTATCTGACGGTAGGGCGTATGACCATAAAGCTTCCTCTTGAAGAAACATTCGAACTCACACATATAGGCGGTAACCTTAACGCGGTGCATGAAATTGCGCTTTTCGGCTGGTCCATTCTGAGGATCACATGTGAAATTACAAAGGAGGAGGCAGATGAAGAACTTTGACAGTTCGTTCAGTGAGCGTCAACTTGCAGTCTTTCGGAGGTGCATTGGAAAAACACTCATATCTATTGATACGGACCAGATGACTTTTTTTCACAATAGAAGCTTCGGTGAAGATTTTAATTTCTACTCTCCGGTCATCCTCCATTTCGGGGGGGATGACTACCTTCTGCTTGAAGGAGGAGAAGACCGGAAAGGTGATCGAGTGCTTTCTGTCAATAAACAAAACACACCTTCTCCTCTGAATTTCGCCTTTAACGAGTACGGCAATCACGAAAAAGAGGATGTGAGCGGAATTATGGTTCTGAAAACAATTAAGAACGTCACCCTGTACGCGTTCGGTGACGCACCGTCAGAAGGGACAGAAGAACTGGATACTGCCGTTGTTTTTGACCTTGAAGATAACAGTTGTCTCTGTTTTGTACCAGCAGCTTACGGGACGGGTCTTTGTGTTAATGACGTCCTGATTGCTCAGAAACTCGAGCACTCCTACGCGCGCTGGTCCGCGAAGTAAGGCTTTTCTTAAGGAGAGGTAGCAAGAGTGCCCCCAGGTTCTTTTCATGCAAACGTATATTCGCTATACTTAAAAGTACTAATCTTACCAGCCGGAGAGAAGGGAGAACGTGCATGTTTGGAAAAAAGGATCTGTCTGCTCTTTTGCAGGAACTCAAAAAAGATAAAAATGTCACGCACTGGCATGAAATAGACGAAAAAAGCGCCAGGACTGTACCGTTTCCTTCTTCAGTCGATGAAAGATTGAAAGAGGGGATCAGAAGAAAAGGAATAAAGGAATTATATACGCATCAGGCAAGCGCATTCGAAGCCGTAAACAGAGGTGAAAACGTGGTTGCCGTTACACCCACTGCATCAGGGAAAACGCTCTGCTACAATCTCCCTGTGCTTCAGAAGCAGCTTGACAACCCGGACAGCCGGGCTCTTTATCTGTTTCCGACCAAAGCTCTTGCGCAGGATCAGAAAAGTGAAATGAACGAACTGATTGATGATATCGATGTAAACGTGAACAGCTACACCTATGACGGCGACACACCGGCGAATATTCGTCAGGTTGTCAGGAAAGCCGGGCATATCGTGATTACAAACCCGGACATGCTCCATGCCGCAATACTCCCCCATCACACAAAATGGATCAGTCTGTTTGAAAATCTTGAAACCGTCGTAATTGATGAGCTTCATACATACAGGGGCGTTTTTGGCTCCCACGTGGCGAATGTGATCCGCCGCTTGAAGCGGATCTGTAAATATTACGGAAGCAGCCCCGCATTCATCTGTACGTCTGCGACAATCGCGAACCCGAAAGAGTTGAGCAGCGGTCTTACAGGTGAGGACGTAACATTGATTGATAATAACGGGGCTCCCCGGGGAAAGAAGCATTTTATTTTTTATAATCCGCCTATTGTAAACAAGCAGTTGAATATCAGAGCCGGGGCTACGAAAATCGTAAATGAGCTGGCCGCCGATTTCCTGAAGCAGAATATCCAGACAATCGTATTTGCCAGAAGCCGGGTCCGGGTGGAAATTATCTTAAGTCATCTGCAGGAACTCACCAAATACAGTCTCGACAAAAACAAAATACGCGGGTATAGAGGCGGCTACCTCCCGAATCAGCGCCGGGAAATAGAGCGAAGTCTCAGAAGAGGGGACACGCTCGGGGTAGTGAGTACCAATGCCCTCGAACTTGGAGTGGATATCGGTCAGCTTCAAGTGTGTATTATGACCGGTTACCCTGGCTCTGTTGCCTCAAGCTGGCAGCAGGCGGGAAGAGCGGGAAGGCGTCAGGATGAATCGGTCGTACTGATGGTTGCCAACTCCACGCCGATTGATCAGTATATCTTTTCAAATCCGTCATTCTTTTTTGAGGGGTCTCCGGAAACAGCAAGAATTAACAAAAACAACCTGGTTATTCTTGTGGATCATCTGAAATGTGCGGCGTATGAGCTGCCGTTCGAAAAAGGTGAAATGTTTGATGGAGTGGATGTGGAGGAGATTCTCGAATTTCTCGTCGACGAGCGGGTGCTGCACGCCCAGCGCAGCAAGTTTTACTGGATGAATGACGCGTTTCCTGCACACAACATCAGCCTCAGGTCCGCCGCTCAGGAGAACGTGGTCATTATTGACCAGAGTGATGTGGCCAATCACAGGGTAATCGGTGAAATGGACACGTTCAGTGCCCTCACGCTTCTACATGACGAGGCGATTTATCTGCATGAAGGCACGCAGTTTCAGGTCGAATACCTGGATTGGGAAGAGAAAAAAGCATTTGTCAGAGAAGTGGATGTGGAGTACTTTACGGATGCGAATCTGGCTGTGAATCTGAAAGTCCTGGAGTCTGATCTCCAGAAGGACACCGCTCACGGAACTGCAGAATTTGGCGATGTGATGGTTACGGCTATGGCAACCATATTTAAAAAAATTAAGCTTGAGACTTTTGAAAATATTGGATCGGGTCCCATCCACCTGCCTGAACAGGAACTTCATAGCCAGGCGGTCTGGCTGTCATTTCCACCGGATCTGGTGAATAGGTGGGGAGAAAAAACTCTCGAAGAAGCGCTTGCAGGACTTGCCCACGTCTGGCAGCATGTTTCCTGTGTGAGCGTGATGTGCGATAAAAATGACCTCCATGCGGTCCCCCAGATCAAAGCTGTCCACTCGGAACAGCCGGCCGTATTCCTGTATGACCGTTACCCTGGCGGGGTGGGGCTGTCAGAGCAGGTATACAAAAATCTTGACAGTACACTTGCGGCTGCCGAATCATTCGTCCGTTCATGCCCGTGTGAAAAGGGATGTCCGACCTGTACCGGCTCCGCAGCAGTAGAGTTTGATGATGATAGTCCTGCTTCGAAGTCTCTCGTCCTTAAACTTCTTGGCAGTAAAAGAATGGAAATAAAGTAAAACGAATATACTTTCAGTCCCGTAAACCTATGAGAACAGCCCTTAAACTGTCACTTTAAGGGCCGTTTCTTTATGTTGAATATTTATGCCTGCCGATGTGGCGAGGTATTAATCTCTGCCCAGGGAAGAGGACACGGCTTCAGTATCTATATCCTCCCTGCAGGCCTATTCTTCAATCCCTGTCTCCTTAATTGTAATGTCAACATCAATGTCCACCGAAACTTCAGGGAACATCTCATCCCATACTTCATCGGAAAAACCGGCATAATGACGGCGGACGTGATCACCGATCCCGGCTGGATCCACGTTTAGTTCCTGAAAATAGTCGATCAGCCTGTTCAGATCCTTCTTCAGCTGTTTTTGGGTGGCTTTGTGAATTTCCTTAACTTTCTCCTGACCCAGGGTGTGGCCGGAGTATTCACTTATTTTTCCCGCAAGCTCCACTTTCCCTCTGATCTCAGGGTTGGTGGAAGAGGGTTTTTTAACATCAAATGTGGTTCTGGATTCGATATTTCTAAGCATAGCGTATTCGTTATCCTCAGCATTGAGAACAACTTCATATGATCCGTCACCGAAACGTTCCAGAAGAATCTTAAGCAAAAAGCAGTCTTTCAGCTCCAGTTTCCCGGCCAGCCGATCTTCTTTTAACAGAGCCAGGCCGGTGATTTTCATTACGTTTCCTTCCTGTCTGAGGATGGGGAGAAACGGGTCACGGCCCTGGCCGTAGAAGTTGGATAAGAATACATGAAAGTTTGACTGGGGCATATTCTGCTGATCGATATTCTGTTCTATAAGATCGCTGATGTACATTGCGACATCCACTTCCAAAGGGTAGGTGGTTTCAAGAAGCTTTTTTGCTGAAATATCTTCTACGACAGCAAGCTGAATGCGCATGCCGATCCGCGGGTCACGTACAAACGTATCGACAATTCTCATCAGGCCCAGCTCTGTCAGCTTTTCGTCAAAAAGGACAGCGCTGACTTTTCCTGTATGAAGCGGTTTTGACGATTGGGCATCGAGAAACAGGCGGATATCCTTCGTTGTTCTCGAGATGGCACTGATCGCTTCGCTGCTGATCTCCTCGCCGGACCCGTACACAGGGAGGCTGATTGTGCCTTCAATGTGATTCTCATCGATATAGTCATATCCGATGGCGTGAATAATCTGCACCTCATCAAGAATATTCCGCTCTACACAGCCAGCCAGAAGCAGGCAGAGTACGAGGAGATTAACCAGCATGATCTGAGCGCGTTTTCCCATTGGATCTGAACCTCCTTATCACCATTGTCACGAGGAAGAGCGCGGGAAAGTAGCAGAAAATGATATAAAAGCCTGCCATGGACACGTTGGAATTCAGATTGTCGATGGCTTCCCTTGTTTCATATGCGATTGAGAAGAGGAACACTGCGCCTGCCGTAAAAAAAAGCGTTTGTTTATGTCTGGTCCGCAGCATCTTTTTCATTCCCCGGCTTACAACCCAGATACTGATCATAATGTTAGGGAGAATGACAAGCAGCCAGAGTGATATGCCGATGTATTCAAATCGCTCAATAAACGGGAGTTCCAGTACTTTCCAGGAACTGAGCGTTGGATAGACAACACGCTCGAGATGTTTTCGGCTGTAAAAAAGAAACGTCACGACAGCCACCATCAGATAAATCAGGATGGTAAGCCCATGTCCTGCCTGAGCCCATTTGTGACTTTTTCCGGCGCCGTTTATAAAAGGCAGATAAAAGGCAAGCGCTTCAAAGCCGATAAAGCTGAGCGTCATTGTCTTCATTGCGTTCAGCTGTTCTTTCAGTTCAAATTCCACCGGCAGCATCCGGTGATAGTTGGCAAACTCCAGAGGGGAAATGGCCGTCAAGATGAGAACGAATGGAAGGACCACCCCGAGGAATGCCATTCCTGTTACGACACGGAAGCCGTGATAAATACCGTAGACGATTACGAGAAGTATAAAAAGCGTAATCGGCCAGGTAATCATCGTGGGAAACATCCAGATCTGAATCACTTCCACATATGTTCTTAATACGGTAATTCCCATAAACAAAAAATATACGAGTAACCCGTAACTAAGCAGATCCCCTGCGATTTTTCCAAAGAAATTTCTGTGCAGATCAATTATATCTACAGGTTTCCCGCCTGCCATCAGCATCCGGTACATCATCCAGATGATGATATGGATGGCAGCACCTGTAAGCAGGACGGCGATCCAGGAATTGTAGCCGGCATCCATGGCAATGTACCGCTGGAATCCAAATACTCCAACGCCGACCTGCATGGCGTGTACGAGAAAAAACACATAAAAGGGAGATACATGAGACATCGTTTTAATTGGCACGCTCATATCCTGTCCTCCTTTTTAGTGGATATGCTCATCGATATCCGCCGTACGCTTCCCTTTACTGCGTGAGAAGCGTTCTTTTTTCTTAGTCTGGGTATGTTCAGGTCTGTCATACTGATACTTGAACGGCATCCTGAAGAAGGCATCCTTGAAATCTCTGAACCGAAACGGGTAAATCGGTTCAAGGTAGGGACGGCCGAGGGATTTAAGAGTAATCAGATGAACAAGGAAAAAGGTTCCGAGCAGGCTGATTCCGAGCAG
Encoded proteins:
- a CDS encoding YndJ family protein; translated protein: MTVRLNLLLGLCIGLTWTFLTAPSIIELALVLAFFILVPVLLSLVATSNPKSVYRINILTAARWSFPFAAAGMLSLSMETGWLAASAAAVWLLFTMAAAGNGIFRLLNRGIGQPEEAVIDAGLAFLAVGGVWLVLARSGAAELMPYSSLTIDLTAIHYHYSAFVLPIFTGMFGRWLFGYNTQACEVLRRRRAFTILAAGLAGGSPLVALGILHGPPFDLITSGVYIVFIYWLCLWVLASVLRIGYAAGPLAGIASLILMTTMGVSTLYSLGMYFETAVVTMDGMLRWHGALNAFGFSVLGTLAWLIARPKPRYDEKAFPVSRVRTRGSTGDGNVRKRGREEHSEQGTGLIADWNLLKGDDFDSEKINTVIRDFYVHTEYYDLTAEISWKIELIGRAARFFTKGAGQIHLPLSGLEVLEGSILNVPDQEDRCRDLRAWIRSDSSTGEPVFNAFYSTHRTRETGYFNIGLPLHRGIITRILRPENKPGGGLGLTSRKKPEMSGDEGIYLTVGRMTIKLPLEETFELTHIGGNLNAVHEIALFGWSILRITCEITKEEADEEL
- a CDS encoding DEAD/DEAH box helicase: MFGKKDLSALLQELKKDKNVTHWHEIDEKSARTVPFPSSVDERLKEGIRRKGIKELYTHQASAFEAVNRGENVVAVTPTASGKTLCYNLPVLQKQLDNPDSRALYLFPTKALAQDQKSEMNELIDDIDVNVNSYTYDGDTPANIRQVVRKAGHIVITNPDMLHAAILPHHTKWISLFENLETVVIDELHTYRGVFGSHVANVIRRLKRICKYYGSSPAFICTSATIANPKELSSGLTGEDVTLIDNNGAPRGKKHFIFYNPPIVNKQLNIRAGATKIVNELAADFLKQNIQTIVFARSRVRVEIILSHLQELTKYSLDKNKIRGYRGGYLPNQRREIERSLRRGDTLGVVSTNALELGVDIGQLQVCIMTGYPGSVASSWQQAGRAGRRQDESVVLMVANSTPIDQYIFSNPSFFFEGSPETARINKNNLVILVDHLKCAAYELPFEKGEMFDGVDVEEILEFLVDERVLHAQRSKFYWMNDAFPAHNISLRSAAQENVVIIDQSDVANHRVIGEMDTFSALTLLHDEAIYLHEGTQFQVEYLDWEEKKAFVREVDVEYFTDANLAVNLKVLESDLQKDTAHGTAEFGDVMVTAMATIFKKIKLETFENIGSGPIHLPEQELHSQAVWLSFPPDLVNRWGEKTLEEALAGLAHVWQHVSCVSVMCDKNDLHAVPQIKAVHSEQPAVFLYDRYPGGVGLSEQVYKNLDSTLAAAESFVRSCPCEKGCPTCTGSAAVEFDDDSPASKSLVLKLLGSKRMEIK
- a CDS encoding Ger(x)C family spore germination protein, with the translated sequence MGKRAQIMLVNLLVLCLLLAGCVERNILDEVQIIHAIGYDYIDENHIEGTISLPVYGSGEEISSEAISAISRTTKDIRLFLDAQSSKPLHTGKVSAVLFDEKLTELGLMRIVDTFVRDPRIGMRIQLAVVEDISAKKLLETTYPLEVDVAMYISDLIEQNIDQQNMPQSNFHVFLSNFYGQGRDPFLPILRQEGNVMKITGLALLKEDRLAGKLELKDCFLLKILLERFGDGSYEVVLNAEDNEYAMLRNIESRTTFDVKKPSSTNPEIRGKVELAGKISEYSGHTLGQEKVKEIHKATQKQLKKDLNRLIDYFQELNVDPAGIGDHVRRHYAGFSDEVWDEMFPEVSVDIDVDITIKETGIEE
- a CDS encoding GerAB/ArcD/ProY family transporter — protein: MSVPIKTMSHVSPFYVFFLVHAMQVGVGVFGFQRYIAMDAGYNSWIAVLLTGAAIHIIIWMMYRMLMAGGKPVDIIDLHRNFFGKIAGDLLSYGLLVYFLFMGITVLRTYVEVIQIWMFPTMITWPITLFILLVIVYGIYHGFRVVTGMAFLGVVLPFVLILTAISPLEFANYHRMLPVEFELKEQLNAMKTMTLSFIGFEALAFYLPFINGAGKSHKWAQAGHGLTILIYLMVAVVTFLFYSRKHLERVVYPTLSSWKVLELPFIERFEYIGISLWLLVILPNIMISIWVVSRGMKKMLRTRHKQTLFFTAGAVFLFSIAYETREAIDNLNSNVSMAGFYIIFCYFPALFLVTMVIRRFRSNGKTRSDHAG